The following are from one region of the Paracoccus sp. S3-43 genome:
- a CDS encoding Lrp/AsnC family transcriptional regulator gives MSGLDATDLAILRILSADATRSAAQVGRALGIGQPAAWRRIRRLTDSGILAGRRVIVDNAALGFGVTVFLGIRLAAKGRTSLEDFERAVTAIPEVQTVQHVLGQFDYRLRIIARDISDFERILRRRIMTLPGVGQVEANVMLSEERRPGPLGA, from the coding sequence GTGAGCGGCCTTGACGCCACCGACCTGGCGATCCTGCGGATCCTGTCCGCCGACGCCACCCGAAGCGCGGCCCAGGTCGGGCGCGCCCTGGGCATCGGCCAGCCCGCCGCCTGGCGCCGCATCAGGCGGCTGACCGACAGCGGCATCCTGGCCGGGCGGCGCGTCATCGTGGACAATGCCGCCCTGGGCTTTGGCGTCACGGTCTTCCTGGGCATCCGCCTTGCCGCCAAGGGCCGCACCAGCCTTGAGGATTTCGAGCGCGCCGTGACCGCCATCCCCGAGGTGCAGACCGTCCAGCACGTGCTGGGCCAGTTCGACTATCGCCTGCGGATCATCGCGCGGGACATATCGGATTTCGAACGCATCCTGCGCCGCCGCATCATGACCCTGCCCGGCGTGGGGCAGGTCGAGGCGAACGTCATGCTATCCGAGGAACGCCGCCCCGGACCTCTTGGCGCGTGA
- a CDS encoding Lrp/AsnC family transcriptional regulator, with translation MPDSTDHRILRHLMADPEAPNAVLAQRAGVASASLWRRLEKLRETGVVAAIQHRIDWRALGYEVQVSLRFTLDKTSPRALDEFIAAARQVPEVTEIQTFLGSVDLRLSVIARDMAHWQQIYRDRILTLPHVADSDALMLVSTIKDSGELAL, from the coding sequence ATGCCCGACAGCACCGATCACCGCATCCTGCGACACCTGATGGCCGACCCCGAGGCCCCGAACGCCGTCTTGGCCCAACGCGCGGGCGTGGCGTCGGCCAGCCTGTGGCGGCGTCTGGAAAAGCTGCGGGAAACGGGCGTCGTCGCCGCCATCCAGCACCGCATCGACTGGCGGGCCCTGGGATACGAGGTCCAGGTCAGCCTGCGCTTCACGCTGGACAAGACCAGCCCCCGCGCCCTCGACGAATTCATCGCCGCCGCCCGACAGGTGCCCGAGGTCACGGAAATCCAGACCTTTCTGGGCAGCGTGGACCTGCGCCTGTCGGTGATCGCACGGGACATGGCGCATTGGCAGCAGATCTATCGCGACCGGATCCTGACCCTGCCGCATGTCGCGGACAGCGACGCGCTGATGCTGGTCTCGACCATCAAGGACAGCGGGGAACTGGCGTTGTGA
- the ilvC gene encoding ketol-acid reductoisomerase: MRVYYDRDCDVNLIKDKKVAILGYGSQGHAHALNLRDSGTKNVVVALREGSPSARKAEGEGLKVMGLAEAAGWADLIMFTMPDELQAETYRKYVHDNLREGAAIAFAHGLNIHFGLIEPKPGVDVIMMAPKGPGHTVRGEYVKGGGVPCLVAVHNDATGKALDLALSYCSAIGGGRSGIIETNFREECETDLFGEQAVLCGGLVELIRMGFETLVEAGYEPEMAYFECLHEVKLIVDLIYEGGIANMNYSISNTAEYGEYVSGPRILPYDETKARMKAVLKDIQSGKFVRDFMQENAVGQPSFKATRRINDEHQIEKVGAKLREMMPWISKGKMVDRARN, translated from the coding sequence ATGCGCGTTTACTATGACCGCGATTGCGACGTGAACCTGATCAAGGACAAGAAGGTCGCGATCCTGGGCTATGGCAGCCAGGGCCACGCCCATGCGCTGAACCTGCGCGATTCGGGCACCAAGAACGTCGTCGTCGCCCTGCGCGAGGGCAGCCCCTCGGCCAGGAAGGCCGAAGGCGAGGGCCTGAAGGTCATGGGGCTGGCCGAGGCCGCCGGCTGGGCCGACCTGATCATGTTCACCATGCCCGACGAATTGCAGGCCGAGACCTACCGGAAATACGTCCATGACAACCTGCGCGAAGGCGCGGCGATCGCCTTCGCCCACGGCCTGAACATCCATTTCGGCCTGATCGAGCCGAAGCCGGGCGTCGATGTCATCATGATGGCGCCCAAGGGTCCGGGTCACACCGTGCGCGGCGAATATGTCAAGGGCGGCGGCGTGCCCTGCCTGGTCGCGGTCCATAACGACGCCACCGGCAAGGCGCTGGATCTGGCGCTGTCCTATTGCTCGGCCATCGGCGGCGGGCGTTCGGGCATCATCGAGACCAATTTCCGCGAGGAATGCGAGACCGACCTGTTCGGCGAACAGGCGGTGCTGTGCGGCGGGTTGGTCGAACTGATCCGCATGGGCTTCGAGACGCTGGTGGAAGCCGGCTACGAACCCGAGATGGCCTATTTCGAATGCCTGCACGAGGTCAAGCTGATCGTCGACCTGATCTATGAAGGCGGCATCGCCAACATGAACTATTCGATCAGCAACACCGCCGAATATGGCGAATATGTCAGCGGCCCGCGCATCCTGCCCTATGATGAGACCAAGGCGCGGATGAAGGCGGTGCTGAAGGACATCCAGTCGGGCAAGTTCGTGCGCGACTTCATGCAGGAAAACGCCGTCGGCCAGCCGTCCTTCAAGGCGACCCGCCGCATCAACGACGAACACCAGATCGAGAAGGTGGGCGCCAAGCTGCGCGAGATGATGCCCTGGATCTCCAAGGGCAAGATGGTGGACCGCGCGCGGAACTGA
- the yghU gene encoding glutathione-dependent disulfide-bond oxidoreductase, with the protein MSDDYTPPRIWAPKAPTGGQFASINRPVAGPTHDKDLPVGSHPLQLYSLATPNGQKVTILLEELLEAGFDAEYDAWLIRINEGDQFGSGFVAVNPNSKIPALMDHSVTPPRRVFESGSILVYLAEKFGAFLPADPAARTEAMNWLFWQMGSAPFLGGGFGHFYVYAPQKIEYAIDRYTMEAKRQLDVLNRHLADHRFMAGEDYSIADMAIWPWYGQIVAGKIYGDAATFLDAETYGNVRRWHDEIAARPAVQRGIMVNKTSGELSQQLWERHDASDFQTRTQDKIGTE; encoded by the coding sequence ATGTCCGACGATTACACCCCGCCCAGGATCTGGGCGCCGAAGGCCCCGACCGGCGGCCAGTTCGCCAGCATCAACCGGCCCGTGGCAGGCCCGACCCATGACAAGGATCTGCCGGTCGGCAGCCATCCCTTGCAGCTTTATTCGCTGGCCACGCCCAACGGGCAGAAGGTGACGATCCTGCTGGAAGAGTTGCTGGAGGCAGGCTTCGACGCCGAATACGACGCCTGGCTGATCCGCATCAACGAAGGCGACCAGTTCGGCAGCGGCTTCGTCGCGGTGAACCCGAATTCCAAGATCCCGGCGCTCATGGACCATTCGGTGACGCCGCCGCGCCGGGTGTTCGAATCGGGGTCGATCCTGGTCTATCTGGCCGAGAAATTCGGCGCCTTCCTGCCCGCCGATCCCGCGGCGCGGACCGAGGCGATGAACTGGCTGTTCTGGCAGATGGGCTCGGCCCCCTTCCTGGGCGGCGGCTTCGGGCATTTCTATGTCTATGCGCCCCAGAAGATCGAATACGCCATCGACCGCTATACCATGGAGGCCAAGCGCCAGCTGGACGTGCTGAACCGCCACCTGGCCGATCACCGCTTCATGGCGGGCGAGGACTATTCCATCGCCGACATGGCGATCTGGCCCTGGTACGGGCAGATCGTCGCGGGCAAGATCTATGGCGATGCGGCGACCTTCCTGGACGCCGAAACCTATGGCAATGTCCGCCGCTGGCATGACGAGATCGCCGCCCGTCCGGCGGTGCAGCGCGGGATCATGGTCAACAAGACCTCGGGCGAGTTGTCGCAGCAGTTGTGGGAACGCCACGACGCCAGCGATTTCCAGACGCGGACGCAGGACAAGATCGGCACGGAATGA